The following proteins are encoded in a genomic region of Montipora foliosa isolate CH-2021 chromosome 8, ASM3666993v2, whole genome shotgun sequence:
- the LOC138012512 gene encoding dolichyl-diphosphooligosaccharide--protein glycosyltransferase subunit STT3B-like isoform X1 encodes MEVELKEDVATKDRKVDSTEAKTQTIGWQSLITFIILSLAWLVGFASRLFAVIRFESIIHEFDPWFNYRSTHHLVSHGYYNFLNWFDERAWYPLGRIVGGTVYPGLMLTSASLHWILNTLHITVHIRDVCVFLAPTFSGLTSIATYLLTKELWNDRAGLFAACFIAIVPGYISRSVAGSYDNEGIAIFALQFTYFLWVKSVKTGSVFWAACTSLSYFYMVSAWGGYVFIINLIPLHVFFLLLMGRFSFKIYVAYTTFFIMGLLMSMQVPFVGFQPIRTSEHMAAAGTFALLQAYAFLVYLRGKVSWSDFKNIFVFAVVSVAGVVFIAVVLLTYAGYVAPWSGRFYSLYDTGYAKIHIPIIASVSEHQPTTWVSFFFDLHVLICTFPAGLWMVVKQINDERVFVVLYATTAVYFAGVMVRLMLTLTPVVCILAAIAFSVTLDNYLLDDRPSQNKKAASDEAEVDGNVEENDKKRRKDLYEKPGKKKPQTTKQISKQDEMEKEEDGGMIGANLKGMVVMCIVMMLMMFAVHCTWVTSNAYSSPSVVLASTNYDGSRNILDDFREAYFWLRQNTDDNARVMSWWDYGYQIAGMANRTTLVDNNTWNNSHIALVGKAMSSNESSAYKIMKMLDVDYVLVIFGGVIGYSGDDINKFLWMVRIAEGEHPQEIKESDYFTPQGEFRVDSAGSPVLLNCLMYKMCYYRFGEMQLDFRSPSGFDRTRNVEIGNKNFKLEHLEEAFTSEHWLVRIYRVKDYANRVKSSVPMRSTNLNPKNKYIPRRNNRKGHIKDKLNVIQGKRINRRGKKKSKTKKTN; translated from the exons ATGGAGGTCGAACTGAAAGAAGACGTTGCAACAAAAGATCGAAAAGTCGATTCTACGGAGGCAAAAACACAGACGATAGGATGGCAGTCACTTATCACGTTTATCATTCTGTCCTTGGCATGGCTGGTAGGTTTTGCAAGTCGCCTTTTTGCGGTGATTCGGTTCGAAAGCATCATCCACGAGTTCGATCCTTG GTTTAACTACCGTTCAACTCACCACCTTGTGTCACATGGCTACTATAATTTTTTGAATTGGTTTGATGAGAGAGCTTGGTATCCACTGGGTAGGATTGTGGGAGGAACT GTTTACCCAGGGTTGATGCTGACTTCAGCTTCACTGCATTGGATTCTAAATACACTGCATATCACTGTGCACATTAGAGATGTTTGTGTCTTCCTTGCGCCCACTTTTAG TGGTCTTACATCCATTGCCACATACTTGCTCACCAAAGAACTGTGGAATGATAGAGCTGGTCTATTTGCAGCTTGTTTTATAGCCATTG TTCCTGGTTACATATCACGTTCAGTGGCAGGTTCATATGACAATGAGGGAATTGCCATCTTTGCTTTGCAGTTTACTTACTTCCTTTGG GTAAAGTCTGTGAAAACAGGCTCGGTTTTCTGGGCAGCATGCACCAGTCTGTCCTACTTTTATATG GTGTCAGCTTGGGGTGGCTACGTGTTTATCATTAATCTCATTCCTCTTCATGTATTCTTCCTTCTTCTCATGGGACGCTTCTCATTCAAAATTTATGTCG CATATACAACCTTTTTCATCATGGGTCTCCTTATGTCTATGCAAGTTCCTTTTGTTggctttcaaccaatcagaaccaGTGAACACATGGCTGCGGCAG GTACATTTGCTCTCCTTCAAGCCTATGCATTTCTGGTTTACCTTAGAGGCAAAGTGTCTTGGTCTGATTTCAAGAACATCTTTGTCTTTGCTGTTGTTTCTGTTGCTGGTGTTGTGTTTATTGCTGTTGTTTTACTCACATATGCTG GTTATGTTGCACCTTGGAGTGGAAGATTTTATTCACTGTATGATACTGG TTACGCAAAGATTCACATCCCAATCATAGCATCTGTCTCTGAGCATCAGCCTACCACCTGGGTGTCGTTTTTCTTTGATCTTCACGTCTTGATCTGCACCTTTCCTGCTGGTCTGTGGATGGTAGTGAAACAAATTAACGACGAGAGAGTGTTTG tTGTGCTGTACGCTACAACAGCTGTGTACTTTGCTGGTGTGATGGTTCGTTTAATGCTGACTTTGACACCTGTGGTGTGCATCCTGGCGGCCATTGCGTTTTCCGTTACTCTGGACAACTACCTGCTAGACGATCGGCCATCCCAAAACAAGAAGGCCGCATCGGACGAAGCTGAAGTCGACGGCAACGTCGAAGAAAAtgacaagaaaagaagaaaggatCTTTATGAAAAG CCTGGCAAGAAGAAACCTCAGACCACCAAACAGATCAGTAAACAAGACGAGATGGAGAAAGAAGAAGATGGTGGAATGATTGGCGCCAACCTGAAAGGGATGGTGGTCATGTGTATtgtgatgatgttgatgatgttcGCAGTACATTGCACTTGGGTCACTAGCAATGCCTACTCCAGCCCTTCAGTTGTATTGGCCTCTACTAATTACGACGG GAGTCGCAACATTTTAGATGATTTTAGAGAAGCATATTTTTGGCTAAGGCAAAACACTGATGACAATGCCAG GGTTATGTCATGGTGGGATTATGGGTATCAGATAGCTGGAATGGCCAATAGAACGACTCTTGTAGACAATAACACGTGGAACAACAGTCATATTGCACTC GTTGGAAAAGCCATGTCATCTAACGAATCATCGGCCTATAAGATCATGAAGATGCTTGACGTGGACTATGTCCTGGTGATATTCGGAGGCGTGATTGGTTACTCTGGTGATGACATCAATAAGTTCCTGTGGATGGTCAGGATTGCTGAAGGCGAACATCCGCAGGAAATCAAG GAGTCAGACTATTTTACTCCTCAAGGCGAGTTCCGTGTGGATTCTGCTGGTTCACCCGTACTGTTGAACTGTCTCATGTACAAAATGTGTTACTATCGGTTTGGCGAAATGCAA TTGGACTTCAGATCGCCTTCAGGTTTCGACAGAACTCGAAATGTAGAAATTGGAAATAAGAACTTCAAATTAGAGCATTTAGAAGAAGCTTTTACTTCGGAGCATTGGCTTGTTAGAATATACAG
- the LOC138012512 gene encoding dolichyl-diphosphooligosaccharide--protein glycosyltransferase subunit STT3B-like isoform X2 produces the protein MLTSASLHWILNTLHITVHIRDVCVFLAPTFSGLTSIATYLLTKELWNDRAGLFAACFIAIVPGYISRSVAGSYDNEGIAIFALQFTYFLWVKSVKTGSVFWAACTSLSYFYMVSAWGGYVFIINLIPLHVFFLLLMGRFSFKIYVAYTTFFIMGLLMSMQVPFVGFQPIRTSEHMAAAGTFALLQAYAFLVYLRGKVSWSDFKNIFVFAVVSVAGVVFIAVVLLTYAGYVAPWSGRFYSLYDTGYAKIHIPIIASVSEHQPTTWVSFFFDLHVLICTFPAGLWMVVKQINDERVFVVLYATTAVYFAGVMVRLMLTLTPVVCILAAIAFSVTLDNYLLDDRPSQNKKAASDEAEVDGNVEENDKKRRKDLYEKPGKKKPQTTKQISKQDEMEKEEDGGMIGANLKGMVVMCIVMMLMMFAVHCTWVTSNAYSSPSVVLASTNYDGSRNILDDFREAYFWLRQNTDDNARVMSWWDYGYQIAGMANRTTLVDNNTWNNSHIALVGKAMSSNESSAYKIMKMLDVDYVLVIFGGVIGYSGDDINKFLWMVRIAEGEHPQEIKESDYFTPQGEFRVDSAGSPVLLNCLMYKMCYYRFGEMQLDFRSPSGFDRTRNVEIGNKNFKLEHLEEAFTSEHWLVRIYRVKDYANRVKSSVPMRSTNLNPKNKYIPRRNNRKGHIKDKLNVIQGKRINRRGKKKSKTKKTN, from the exons ATGCTGACTTCAGCTTCACTGCATTGGATTCTAAATACACTGCATATCACTGTGCACATTAGAGATGTTTGTGTCTTCCTTGCGCCCACTTTTAG TGGTCTTACATCCATTGCCACATACTTGCTCACCAAAGAACTGTGGAATGATAGAGCTGGTCTATTTGCAGCTTGTTTTATAGCCATTG TTCCTGGTTACATATCACGTTCAGTGGCAGGTTCATATGACAATGAGGGAATTGCCATCTTTGCTTTGCAGTTTACTTACTTCCTTTGG GTAAAGTCTGTGAAAACAGGCTCGGTTTTCTGGGCAGCATGCACCAGTCTGTCCTACTTTTATATG GTGTCAGCTTGGGGTGGCTACGTGTTTATCATTAATCTCATTCCTCTTCATGTATTCTTCCTTCTTCTCATGGGACGCTTCTCATTCAAAATTTATGTCG CATATACAACCTTTTTCATCATGGGTCTCCTTATGTCTATGCAAGTTCCTTTTGTTggctttcaaccaatcagaaccaGTGAACACATGGCTGCGGCAG GTACATTTGCTCTCCTTCAAGCCTATGCATTTCTGGTTTACCTTAGAGGCAAAGTGTCTTGGTCTGATTTCAAGAACATCTTTGTCTTTGCTGTTGTTTCTGTTGCTGGTGTTGTGTTTATTGCTGTTGTTTTACTCACATATGCTG GTTATGTTGCACCTTGGAGTGGAAGATTTTATTCACTGTATGATACTGG TTACGCAAAGATTCACATCCCAATCATAGCATCTGTCTCTGAGCATCAGCCTACCACCTGGGTGTCGTTTTTCTTTGATCTTCACGTCTTGATCTGCACCTTTCCTGCTGGTCTGTGGATGGTAGTGAAACAAATTAACGACGAGAGAGTGTTTG tTGTGCTGTACGCTACAACAGCTGTGTACTTTGCTGGTGTGATGGTTCGTTTAATGCTGACTTTGACACCTGTGGTGTGCATCCTGGCGGCCATTGCGTTTTCCGTTACTCTGGACAACTACCTGCTAGACGATCGGCCATCCCAAAACAAGAAGGCCGCATCGGACGAAGCTGAAGTCGACGGCAACGTCGAAGAAAAtgacaagaaaagaagaaaggatCTTTATGAAAAG CCTGGCAAGAAGAAACCTCAGACCACCAAACAGATCAGTAAACAAGACGAGATGGAGAAAGAAGAAGATGGTGGAATGATTGGCGCCAACCTGAAAGGGATGGTGGTCATGTGTATtgtgatgatgttgatgatgttcGCAGTACATTGCACTTGGGTCACTAGCAATGCCTACTCCAGCCCTTCAGTTGTATTGGCCTCTACTAATTACGACGG GAGTCGCAACATTTTAGATGATTTTAGAGAAGCATATTTTTGGCTAAGGCAAAACACTGATGACAATGCCAG GGTTATGTCATGGTGGGATTATGGGTATCAGATAGCTGGAATGGCCAATAGAACGACTCTTGTAGACAATAACACGTGGAACAACAGTCATATTGCACTC GTTGGAAAAGCCATGTCATCTAACGAATCATCGGCCTATAAGATCATGAAGATGCTTGACGTGGACTATGTCCTGGTGATATTCGGAGGCGTGATTGGTTACTCTGGTGATGACATCAATAAGTTCCTGTGGATGGTCAGGATTGCTGAAGGCGAACATCCGCAGGAAATCAAG GAGTCAGACTATTTTACTCCTCAAGGCGAGTTCCGTGTGGATTCTGCTGGTTCACCCGTACTGTTGAACTGTCTCATGTACAAAATGTGTTACTATCGGTTTGGCGAAATGCAA TTGGACTTCAGATCGCCTTCAGGTTTCGACAGAACTCGAAATGTAGAAATTGGAAATAAGAACTTCAAATTAGAGCATTTAGAAGAAGCTTTTACTTCGGAGCATTGGCTTGTTAGAATATACAG
- the LOC138012513 gene encoding putative uncharacterized protein DDB_G0274435, translating to MEWTEQKDVMLAREILLCEPFQYRVGSKERGSVWSQIATNLNTHPGFTVSQRAVRDRYGILEKKAKKRKREIENGTGISPEDSELDLALEEIIEKWEAADQDFQLDNQSKAKKLEKDKETAEDMRRMSMETLGASKNRKSDPDESAEEKRCKRRRGGSDTVQFLKEHSEMEFTFKREELEAKKSEQSLLTEQQKQQQQMISMFQQQLQQQNQQQQLQQQQMQQQLQQMQTMFMESQKQQAQLMATLFQKMSEHK from the coding sequence ATGGAGTGGACAGAACAAAAAGATGTGATGCTCGCCCGAGAAATCCTTCTTTGTGAGCCCTTTCAATATAGGGTTGGCTCAAAGGAACGTGGTTCGGTGTGGAGCCAAATAGCGACAAATCTGAATACTCATCCAGGGTTCACAGTGTCACAGAGAGCTGTTAGAGATCGTTACGGCATCCtcgaaaaaaaagccaaaaagcgaAAACGTGAAATTGAAAATGGAACTGGCATCTCCCCTGAAGATTCAGAGCTTGATTTAGCCCTTGAAGAAATCATAGAAAAATGGGAAGCGGCTGATCAAGATTTCCAGCTTGATAACCAAAGCAAGGCGAAAAAACTAGAAAAGGACAAAGAAACAGCAGAGGATATGCGGAGAATGTCAATGGAAACTCTCGGTGCTTCTAAGAATAGGAAATCCGATCCAGATGAGTCAGCGGAAGAGAAACGGTGTAAAAGGCGGCGAGGTGGCAGCGACACAGTCCAGTTTCTAAAAGAGCATAGTGAGATGGAGTTTACGtttaaaagagaagagctcGAGGCCAAGAAAAGTGAGCAGTCGCTTTTAACTGagcaacaaaagcaacaacaacagatgaTTTCCATGTTCCAGCAACAACTACAGCAAcagaaccaacaacaacaactacaacaacagcAGATGcagcaacaactacaacagatGCAAACTATGTTTATGGAATCCCAGAAGCAGCAAGCGCAGCTTATGGCCACCTTATTTCAGAAAATGTCAGAACACAAATAG